The DNA window GATCACATCGTGCTGCGAGGTCATGGGTCGAGGGTAGTTCCGCACGTCGACACGCACCCGTCGTGCCCGTCAGGCAACCGATCGGGCCGAGCCTGCGTCGTACTCTCGACAGCCCCCAGGGAAGGGAAACACCGTGCTCCGCTCCAGGCTCCGCTCGCTCGCTCTGGCCTCGGTCGCCGCTCTCGCGGCCTCGACCATCGTCGCCGTCTCGACCGACACCTCGTCCGGCGAGGACGCGCATCAGAAGGCCGCTGCGGCGGACGCGCCGTTCTCGCTGTGGGCACCGAGGACGGTCACGGCGTACACCTACCGCAACCGGACCTGGACCGACCTCGGGCTGCGGGTGATCGCCCGCGACCAGCCGTTCGAGCTGTGGTCGACGCGGGCGTCGTACGACCAGAAGATCCGGACCGTCTGGCGCTCGCCGGGCGGCGACGTGGCGCTGCCGGCCGGGGCGATGAAGGACTTCTCCGGCATTGGCAAGTTCCTCAAGCTGACGATCACGCCCAAGCACGGCAAGGCCACCGTGATGACCAACAAGGTCTGCTTCAACGGCTGGTCCGAGCGGGTCAAGCCGACCGCGGCGGCGACCTCGCCCTACCCAGCGGGGTGCTGGAACAACCCGTTCAGCCTCGGCTCGGTCCAGGGCGTCGAGGCCGGGTGGGCGACCACGCTGCTCACCAGCGATCGCCCGCTGCACATCGGCGCCGGCACCTACCGGGTGCGCGCCGAGGTCGCGCCGAAGTACGCCGCGCTCTTCGGCCTCTCGGCGGCCCAGGCGAGCCGCACGATCAAGCTCGTCGTGAAGGCGGAGGAGGACGAGGGGCCGACCGAGCCGGGGCCCGTCGACCGCATCGCCCGGCCGGCCGCGCACGCGCCGACGGGACCCGAGGGGCGCGCCGCCGGGCCGACCCCCGACCTGCGCTCCCTGCCCGCCTGGGGGATCTCGCTGTCGAAGAACAGCAAGTACCTGCGCTTCTCGGCCACCGTCTGGAACGCCGGCGACAGCCCGCTGGTCGTCGACGGCTTCCGCCAGAACGGCAAGGACCTGATGGACGCCTACCAGTACTTCTTCGACGCCGACGGCAACCAGACCGGCTACCAGAGCGTCGGCCACCTGCACTGGGACCCGAAGCCCTCGCACCAGCACTGGCACTTCGAGGACTTCGCCCGCTACTCGCTGCTGCGCAAGGACAAGACCGAGGCGGCCGTCTCCAAGAAGGAGGCCTTCTGCCTCGCCAACACCGACGCCGTCGACCTGACCGTCCCCAGCGCTGCGTGGAAGCCGGAGAACACCAACCTCGCCACCTCCTGCGGCGACTACTCGTCGCTGAGCATCCGGGAGGTGCTGGCCGCCGGCTGGGGCGACACGTACACGCAGTACCGCGCCGGGCAGTCCTTCCCGATCGCCAAGCTCCCCAACGGCGTCTACTACATCGCCGTGGCCGCCAACCCCGACGGCCACCTCGTCGAGACCTCGACCACCAACAACGTGGCGTTGCGCAAGATCCGCCTCGGCGGCAAGCCCGGCGAGCGCACGGTGAAGGTGTCCCAGGTCGGCATCATCAAGGACGAGGGGTACGGCGGCACCGGCTGACAGGTCGAGTCGGGACTTATGACGGTCGAGTCGGGAGATCCGGCTGCCCAAAGTCCCGACTCAAGCGTCAAAGGTCCCGACTCAACCGTCGGTCGCGTGCAGGTCGCCGGTGCTGACGATGGCCTCGAGGTGGAGGGCGGCGCGGTCGGCGACCGGGTTCTGGCCGGCCCGGGACGCGAGCTCGGAGAGCGCGTAGAGGTCGGCGGCCCGCGCCAGGTCCAGGGCCCGCTCGGGCGGGGTGCCGCGGAGCCCGGCGTACGTCGTGAGGACGCCCTCGACGTACGCCGGCTCGCGGTCGAAGCGGAGCACGTTGCCGAGGTCGGTGAAGGGGTGGCCGGCGTGCGCGAACTCCCAGTCCAGGACGCCGGTGACGGCGAGGGTGTCGGGGTCCAGGAGCAGGTTCTTGGGGTTGAGGTCGCTGTGCACCAGGCAGGTGCGGGTC is part of the Nocardioides conyzicola genome and encodes:
- a CDS encoding lysyl oxidase family protein, producing MLRSRLRSLALASVAALAASTIVAVSTDTSSGEDAHQKAAAADAPFSLWAPRTVTAYTYRNRTWTDLGLRVIARDQPFELWSTRASYDQKIRTVWRSPGGDVALPAGAMKDFSGIGKFLKLTITPKHGKATVMTNKVCFNGWSERVKPTAAATSPYPAGCWNNPFSLGSVQGVEAGWATTLLTSDRPLHIGAGTYRVRAEVAPKYAALFGLSAAQASRTIKLVVKAEEDEGPTEPGPVDRIARPAAHAPTGPEGRAAGPTPDLRSLPAWGISLSKNSKYLRFSATVWNAGDSPLVVDGFRQNGKDLMDAYQYFFDADGNQTGYQSVGHLHWDPKPSHQHWHFEDFARYSLLRKDKTEAAVSKKEAFCLANTDAVDLTVPSAAWKPENTNLATSCGDYSSLSIREVLAAGWGDTYTQYRAGQSFPIAKLPNGVYYIAVAANPDGHLVETSTTNNVALRKIRLGGKPGERTVKVSQVGIIKDEGYGGTG